The proteins below are encoded in one region of Brevundimonas fontaquae:
- a CDS encoding acetyl-CoA carboxylase carboxyltransferase subunit alpha: MATHYLDFEKPIADLEAKIEELSLLADTSGDIDHEIEGLRKKAEQLRKKTYAGLDPWMKTQVARHPQRPHFIDYVQSLFTDWNELHGDRQFGDDQAILGGLARFRGRPVVIMGHEKGHDTATRITHNFGMARPEGYRKAVRLMDMAEQFGLPVLSFIDTAGAYPGLGAEERGQAEAIARSTERCLTLGVPSIATITGEGGSGGAIAIAAASRVLMLEHSIYSVISPEGAAGILWRDGARAKDAAMAMKITGPDLMQLKIVDRLIQEPVGGSHTDRDAAMANVGDVLAEELKGFDGLTPQQIKKRRADRFYAIGAL; encoded by the coding sequence ATGGCCACGCACTATCTCGACTTCGAAAAGCCGATCGCCGATCTGGAAGCCAAGATCGAGGAGCTGTCGCTGCTGGCCGACACCTCGGGCGACATCGACCATGAGATCGAGGGCCTGCGCAAAAAGGCCGAGCAGCTGCGCAAGAAGACCTACGCTGGCCTCGACCCCTGGATGAAGACCCAGGTCGCGCGCCATCCGCAGCGTCCGCACTTCATCGACTACGTCCAGAGCCTGTTCACCGACTGGAACGAACTGCACGGCGACCGTCAGTTCGGGGACGACCAGGCGATCCTCGGCGGTCTGGCCCGGTTCCGCGGCCGGCCGGTCGTCATCATGGGCCACGAAAAGGGTCACGACACCGCGACCCGCATCACCCACAACTTCGGCATGGCGCGGCCCGAGGGCTATCGTAAAGCCGTGCGCCTGATGGACATGGCCGAGCAGTTCGGCCTGCCGGTGCTCAGTTTCATCGACACCGCCGGCGCCTATCCGGGGCTGGGCGCCGAGGAGCGCGGCCAGGCCGAGGCCATCGCGCGCTCGACCGAGCGCTGCCTGACCTTGGGCGTGCCCTCCATCGCCACCATCACGGGCGAAGGCGGTTCGGGCGGGGCCATCGCCATCGCGGCGGCCAGCCGTGTGCTGATGCTGGAGCACTCGATCTATTCGGTCATCTCGCCCGAGGGCGCAGCCGGCATTCTGTGGCGCGACGGCGCGCGGGCCAAGGATGCGGCCATGGCGATGAAGATCACCGGCCCGGACCTGATGCAGCTGAAGATCGTGGACCGCCTGATCCAAGAGCCTGTCGGCGGCTCCCACACCGATCGCGACGCGGCCATGGCCAATGTCGGCGACGTTCTGGCCGAAGAGCTGAAGGGCTTTGACGGCCTGACGCCGCAGCAGATCAAGAAGCGCCGCGCGGATCGCTTCTACGCCATCGGCGCCCTCTGA
- a CDS encoding ABCB family ABC transporter ATP-binding protein/permease codes for MRGERSGGRRDPMVKAQQAGSPQDKTDGPPTLTALADLARLVARSGAPHLKLRLISAILLTLAGKGLGVMAPLVLGAAVNRLAAGQGAATAVGLGFAAFAIGWTVVRFLSAASPLISDVVFAPVRAAAQRATAAEAFAHALSLSLDFHQTKRSGALSRTMDRGSRAVDFLLRILAFNLVPTGVELVLAAGVLGAKYDWRFAAVAVVVVVIYTAATFAMSNWRLEHRRIMNAADSEAAGVSVDALLNYETVKSFGAETRAAQTYDRALGDYAEASLKANSSLNMLNGMQALVMNLGLGVMAVMAGFEAAAGRMGPGDVTAAVLIMISLYAPLNILGFAYREIRQSFIDMEEMLKVTRQTPQVADAPNAVALPRPVDARGASVAFEAVGFRHDARANGLEDVSFYAAPGTTTALVGPSGAGKSTIVKLALRLLDPQEGRVLIDGHDARDVTQASLRSAVALVPQDVALFNDTLAANIAFARPEAYEAQVWAAAEAAELADFIRGLPDGMQTKVGERGLKLSGGERQRVGIARALLADPCILILDEATSALDSRTEAAIQKTLRKARNGRTTLVVAHRLSTVADADQILVLKAGRIVERGGHHELVARQGGEYAALWRKQTRGGKTPQMAD; via the coding sequence ATGCGAGGCGAACGCTCCGGCGGCAGGCGTGACCCGATGGTCAAGGCGCAGCAGGCAGGGAGCCCACAGGACAAGACGGACGGACCCCCGACGCTGACGGCGCTGGCGGATCTGGCGCGGCTGGTGGCCCGATCGGGCGCGCCGCACCTGAAACTGCGGCTGATCTCGGCCATCCTGCTGACGCTGGCGGGCAAGGGGCTGGGCGTCATGGCGCCGCTGGTGCTGGGCGCGGCGGTCAACCGCCTGGCGGCGGGGCAGGGTGCGGCGACCGCCGTCGGCCTGGGCTTTGCGGCCTTCGCCATCGGCTGGACCGTCGTGCGGTTCCTGTCGGCGGCCTCACCTCTTATCTCCGACGTCGTATTCGCGCCGGTGCGCGCCGCCGCCCAGCGCGCGACGGCGGCCGAGGCCTTCGCCCATGCGCTGAGCCTGTCGCTGGACTTCCACCAGACCAAACGCTCGGGCGCCCTATCGCGGACCATGGACCGAGGATCGCGCGCCGTGGACTTCCTGCTGCGCATCCTCGCCTTCAACCTGGTTCCGACCGGGGTTGAGTTGGTGCTGGCGGCCGGGGTGCTGGGCGCCAAATACGACTGGCGTTTCGCCGCCGTCGCGGTGGTGGTGGTCGTCATCTACACCGCCGCCACCTTCGCCATGTCCAACTGGCGGCTGGAGCATCGCCGGATCATGAATGCGGCCGATTCCGAGGCCGCCGGCGTCTCGGTCGACGCCCTGCTGAACTATGAGACGGTCAAGTCGTTCGGGGCCGAGACGCGCGCGGCCCAGACCTATGACCGGGCGCTGGGCGACTATGCCGAGGCGTCGCTGAAGGCCAATAGTTCGCTGAACATGCTGAACGGGATGCAGGCCCTGGTGATGAACCTGGGGCTGGGCGTCATGGCGGTGATGGCCGGGTTCGAGGCGGCGGCCGGGCGGATGGGGCCGGGTGACGTGACGGCGGCGGTGCTGATCATGATCTCACTGTATGCGCCGCTGAACATCCTGGGCTTCGCCTATCGGGAAATCCGTCAGTCCTTCATCGACATGGAGGAGATGCTGAAGGTGACGCGACAGACGCCGCAGGTCGCCGATGCGCCGAACGCCGTCGCCCTGCCGCGGCCGGTCGATGCTCGCGGGGCGTCGGTAGCATTCGAGGCGGTCGGCTTCCGCCACGACGCGCGGGCCAATGGGCTGGAGGACGTCAGCTTCTACGCTGCGCCTGGCACCACGACGGCGCTGGTCGGGCCCTCGGGCGCGGGCAAGTCCACCATTGTCAAACTGGCGCTGCGTCTGCTCGATCCGCAGGAAGGGCGCGTGCTGATCGACGGCCATGACGCGCGTGATGTGACCCAGGCCTCGCTGCGATCGGCGGTGGCGCTGGTGCCTCAGGATGTGGCCCTGTTCAACGACACCCTGGCCGCCAACATCGCCTTCGCCCGGCCCGAGGCGTATGAGGCGCAGGTGTGGGCGGCCGCGGAGGCGGCAGAACTGGCCGACTTTATCCGCGGCTTGCCGGATGGGATGCAGACCAAGGTCGGCGAACGGGGGCTGAAGCTGTCGGGCGGCGAACGTCAGCGGGTGGGCATCGCCCGAGCCCTGTTGGCCGATCCGTGCATCCTGATCCTGGACGAGGCCACCAGCGCCCTGGACAGCCGCACCGAGGCCGCGATCCAGAAGACGCTGCGCAAGGCCAGGAACGGCCGCACGACCCTGGTGGTCGCCCACCGGCTGTCGACCGTGGCGGACGCGGACCAGATTCTGGTGCTGAAGGCCGGGCGGATCGTCGAGCGGGGCGGGCACCACGAACTGGTGGCCCGACAGGGCGGGGAATATGCAGCGCTGTGGCGCAAACAGACGCGCGGCGGCAAGACGCCTCAGATGGCGGACTGA
- a CDS encoding threonine aldolase family protein, which produces MRYDFGSDNTAGMALSAIEGLVRANKGFARAYGADEVTARAADQIRQRLDADAEVRFVFSGTAANAIALSMLAQPYEAVLAHHAAHICTDETGAPGFFGHGVGLIGLPGFSGKIDPLALQAQLGEPEVGHRQPPAALSLTQATEYGSVYTEEELRHLIEPAKALGYGVHMDGARLTNAVAAGFDLKDIPRLGVDVLVFGGAKAGANCAEAIVLFDKSLARRLDNRLKQAGQTSSKTRLLSGPMLGLLESGDWESGGAHANLMGQRLAAGIAGRSPFVLAHPVEANAVFVRMPPEAHARLNEMGWACYAFDDGSVRFVCSWATQEAAVDELIEAVAGLG; this is translated from the coding sequence ATGCGCTACGATTTCGGCTCCGACAACACCGCCGGCATGGCGCTGAGCGCCATCGAAGGCCTGGTGCGCGCCAACAAGGGATTCGCGCGCGCCTATGGCGCAGACGAGGTCACCGCCCGCGCCGCCGACCAGATTCGCCAGCGTCTGGATGCCGACGCCGAGGTGCGGTTTGTTTTCAGCGGGACGGCGGCCAACGCCATCGCCCTGTCGATGCTGGCCCAGCCGTATGAGGCGGTGCTGGCGCACCATGCGGCGCACATCTGCACCGACGAGACGGGCGCGCCGGGATTCTTCGGTCACGGCGTCGGCCTGATCGGCTTGCCGGGGTTCTCGGGCAAGATCGATCCATTGGCCCTGCAGGCGCAGTTGGGCGAACCCGAAGTCGGGCATCGTCAGCCGCCCGCCGCCCTGTCGCTGACCCAGGCCACGGAATATGGCTCGGTCTACACCGAGGAAGAACTGCGCCACCTGATCGAACCGGCCAAGGCGCTGGGCTATGGCGTTCACATGGACGGAGCGCGCCTGACCAATGCGGTCGCCGCCGGCTTCGACCTGAAGGACATTCCGCGTCTGGGCGTCGACGTGCTGGTGTTCGGCGGGGCGAAGGCGGGCGCCAACTGCGCCGAGGCGATCGTGTTGTTCGACAAGAGCCTGGCGCGGCGACTGGACAACCGTCTGAAACAGGCGGGCCAGACTTCGTCCAAGACGCGGCTGCTGTCGGGTCCGATGCTGGGCTTGCTCGAAAGCGGCGATTGGGAGTCGGGCGGCGCCCACGCCAATCTGATGGGGCAGCGGTTGGCGGCGGGCATCGCGGGGCGGTCGCCCTTCGTCCTGGCCCATCCGGTGGAGGCGAACGCCGTCTTCGTGCGGATGCCGCCAGAGGCGCATGCCCGCCTGAACGAAATGGGCTGGGCCTGCTACGCCTTCGACGACGGTTCCGTGCGCTTCGTCTGTTCGTGGGCGACGCAGGAAGCGGCCGTGGACGAGTTGATCGAGGCGGTCGCCGGTCTGGGCTGA
- a CDS encoding chemotaxis protein CheE, translating into MTVITHTQRKSRLSEMLDRPGGVSVGVALAQARANLDGLQDQARAIIGDNIAVLLAKPDPALIEPMRLDLAYSASSQIIDAASPFSMDDLCTAAKGLCDLLDAAPRQGGFDWRIATVHAQAMKLLLALPPEEQAARTAILTNLQEVVRKKLPAASQSAI; encoded by the coding sequence ATGACCGTCATCACCCATACCCAGCGCAAATCCCGCCTGTCCGAGATGCTGGACCGCCCCGGCGGCGTCAGCGTCGGGGTCGCCCTGGCTCAGGCCCGCGCCAATCTCGACGGCCTTCAGGATCAGGCCCGCGCCATCATCGGCGACAATATCGCGGTCCTGCTGGCCAAGCCCGATCCGGCCCTGATCGAGCCGATGCGGCTGGATCTGGCCTATTCCGCCTCCAGCCAGATCATTGACGCCGCCAGCCCCTTTTCGATGGATGACCTGTGCACAGCGGCCAAGGGCCTGTGCGACCTGCTGGACGCCGCGCCGCGCCAAGGCGGTTTCGACTGGCGCATCGCCACGGTCCACGCCCAGGCGATGAAGCTGCTGCTGGCCCTGCCGCCCGAGGAGCAGGCCGCGCGGACCGCCATCCTGACGAACCTGCAAGAGGTGGTCAGAAAGAAGCTGCCGGCCGCCAGTCAGTCCGCCATCTGA
- a CDS encoding response regulator, with translation MSSGESLRESAVFNLGGAITMIVDDSPFSLTLTSNALTGFGIRPTYACGTGTEAQKLLTDKPVDLLVVDTDMPDIDGFELVRWLRRSGANPNTFTPVIMTASHIRRGRVAEARDCGANFVITKPFSPALLLERILWVARDSRPFLEVGDYMGPDRRFRHTGYEGVERRADMIRKANGMETLAL, from the coding sequence ATGAGCAGCGGCGAGTCTCTGCGCGAAAGCGCCGTCTTCAACCTGGGCGGTGCGATCACGATGATCGTCGACGATTCGCCTTTTTCGTTGACGCTGACCTCCAACGCTTTGACAGGCTTCGGCATCCGCCCGACCTATGCCTGCGGCACGGGGACCGAGGCCCAGAAACTGCTGACCGACAAGCCCGTCGATCTGCTGGTCGTCGACACAGACATGCCCGACATCGACGGGTTCGAACTGGTGCGCTGGCTGCGTCGCTCGGGCGCCAATCCCAACACCTTCACCCCGGTGATCATGACCGCCAGCCATATTCGTCGCGGCCGCGTCGCCGAGGCGCGCGACTGCGGCGCCAACTTCGTCATCACCAAGCCGTTCAGCCCGGCCCTTCTGCTGGAGCGCATCCTGTGGGTCGCGCGCGACAGCCGGCCGTTCCTCGAGGTCGGCGACTATATGGGGCCCGATCGCCGGTTCCGGCATACCGGCTATGAAGGCGTCGAACGTCGCGCCGACATGATCCGCAAGGCGAACGGGATGGAGACCTTGGCCCTATGA